From the genome of Streptomyces sp. NBC_01260, one region includes:
- a CDS encoding LamB/YcsF family protein — MDLNADLGEGFGRWSLTDDEALLACVTSANVACGFHAGDPSVMRRVCDTAAARGVRIGAQVSYRDLAGFGRRSMDVPAGELTAEVAYQIGALRVFAEAAGATVSYVKPHGALYNRAVRDDEQAAAVIEGVRLAGGGLAVLGLPGSRLLVRAAEAGLPAVEEAFADRAYTPQGTLVPRAEPDAVVHDADEVVRRSVGLAVDRSVTAAGGTRIAVAARSLCVHGDTPGAADIARRVRAALEEAGVVVRAFA; from the coding sequence ATGGATCTCAACGCCGATCTCGGCGAGGGGTTCGGGCGCTGGTCGCTCACCGACGACGAGGCGCTCCTCGCGTGCGTGACCAGCGCCAACGTGGCATGCGGCTTCCACGCGGGGGACCCCTCGGTGATGCGGCGGGTCTGCGACACCGCGGCCGCCCGGGGCGTGCGGATCGGCGCGCAGGTCTCGTACCGCGACCTGGCGGGCTTCGGGCGCCGCTCCATGGATGTGCCGGCCGGCGAGCTGACCGCCGAAGTGGCGTACCAGATCGGTGCGTTGCGGGTGTTCGCCGAGGCGGCCGGTGCCACCGTCTCGTACGTCAAACCGCATGGCGCCCTCTACAACCGCGCGGTCCGCGACGACGAGCAGGCGGCGGCGGTGATCGAGGGCGTCCGGCTGGCGGGCGGGGGGCTCGCCGTCCTCGGGCTGCCCGGCTCCCGGCTGCTCGTACGGGCCGCCGAGGCGGGGCTGCCCGCGGTCGAGGAGGCCTTCGCCGACCGCGCGTACACCCCGCAGGGGACACTCGTGCCGCGCGCCGAGCCGGACGCGGTCGTGCACGACGCGGACGAGGTGGTGCGTCGCAGCGTCGGTCTCGCGGTGGACCGGAGCGTGACCGCGGCCGGCGGCACACGGATCGCGGTCGCGGCGCGGTCCCTGTGCGTCCACGGCGACACCCCCGGAGCGGCGGACATCGCCCGGCGGGTACGGGCCGCGCTGGAAGAGGCGGGCGTCGTGGTGCGGGCCTTCGCATGA
- a CDS encoding 5-oxoprolinase subunit B family protein, protein MSAPPPDGEGRGPGPVVLTAGADALLVELGSGEETEAFHAEVLRRRAAGELPGVREVVPGARTVLLDGIARDPAGLARELASWRVPPLRRDTGQAVEIPVVYDGPDLADVAEAWGVAAAEVAAIHTGTEFRVAFCGFAPGFGYLTGLPDHLHLPRRATPRTRVPAGAVALAGPYTGVYPRPSPGGWQLIGRMPDPAALWNPDREPPALLAPGARVRFVEADTDADAGSGAEA, encoded by the coding sequence ATGAGTGCGCCGCCGCCGGACGGCGAGGGACGCGGGCCGGGGCCGGTCGTGCTGACCGCGGGAGCGGACGCGCTGCTCGTCGAGCTGGGCTCCGGGGAGGAGACGGAAGCCTTCCACGCGGAGGTGCTGCGGCGCCGCGCGGCCGGTGAACTGCCCGGTGTGCGCGAGGTCGTGCCCGGTGCGCGGACGGTTCTGCTGGACGGCATCGCGCGGGACCCGGCCGGGCTCGCCCGTGAGCTGGCGTCCTGGCGGGTACCGCCGCTGCGGCGCGACACCGGGCAGGCGGTGGAGATCCCGGTCGTGTACGACGGCCCGGACCTGGCCGACGTCGCCGAGGCGTGGGGCGTCGCGGCCGCCGAGGTGGCGGCCATCCACACCGGGACCGAATTCCGGGTCGCCTTCTGCGGGTTCGCCCCGGGATTCGGCTACCTGACGGGCCTGCCGGACCACCTCCACCTGCCGCGCCGGGCGACTCCACGGACCCGGGTCCCGGCCGGTGCGGTGGCGTTGGCGGGCCCCTACACCGGCGTGTACCCGCGCCCGTCCCCCGGCGGCTGGCAGCTGATCGGCCGGATGCCGGACCCGGCCGCCCTGTGGAACCCGGACCGCGAACCGCCCGCGCTGCTGGCGCCCGGCGCGCGCGTCCGCTTCGTCGAGGCGGACACGGACGCGGACGCGGGTTCGGGGGCGGAAGCGTGA